A window from Citrobacter amalonaticus encodes these proteins:
- a CDS encoding glycosyltransferase family 4 protein, translated as MIVAFCLYKYFPFGGLQRDFMRIAQTVAARGHQVRIYTQSWDGECPDAFELIRVPVKSRTNHGRNAEYYAWVQAHLREHPVDRVVGFNKMPGLDVYFAADVCYAEKVEQEKGFFYRLTSRYRHYAAFERATFEQGKPTQLLMLTDTQIADFQKHYQTEAERFHILPPGIYPDRKYSAQIPNAREIVRQKNGISEQQNLLLQVGSDFTRKGVDRSIEALASLPAALRHNTLLYIVGQDKPRKFEALAEKRGVRSNVHFFSGRNDVSELMAAADLLLHPAYQEAAGIVLLEAITAGLPVLTTAVCGYAHYITQANCGDVIEEPWRQDALNDILRKALTQPSLRAAWAENARHYADTQDLYSLPEKAADIITGGLDG; from the coding sequence ATGATCGTGGCTTTTTGTTTGTATAAGTATTTTCCGTTCGGCGGACTACAACGTGACTTTATGCGCATTGCGCAAACCGTCGCAGCCCGAGGTCATCAGGTCCGTATTTATACCCAATCGTGGGACGGAGAATGCCCGGATGCTTTTGAGCTCATTCGTGTACCGGTTAAATCGCGGACCAACCATGGGCGTAATGCGGAATATTATGCCTGGGTACAGGCGCATTTGCGTGAGCATCCCGTTGACAGGGTCGTAGGGTTTAACAAGATGCCAGGCCTGGATGTCTATTTTGCCGCGGATGTCTGTTATGCCGAAAAAGTTGAGCAAGAAAAAGGCTTTTTCTATCGTCTGACCTCCCGTTATCGTCATTATGCGGCGTTTGAACGGGCAACGTTTGAACAGGGTAAACCGACGCAGTTATTAATGCTGACGGATACGCAGATTGCTGATTTTCAGAAGCATTATCAAACCGAAGCGGAGCGTTTTCATATTCTCCCTCCGGGGATTTACCCGGACAGAAAATACAGTGCGCAAATCCCGAATGCCCGTGAAATCGTTCGCCAGAAGAACGGTATTTCGGAGCAGCAAAACTTACTGTTGCAGGTTGGCTCTGATTTTACCCGCAAAGGGGTGGATCGTTCGATTGAAGCACTTGCGTCACTTCCGGCGGCGCTGCGGCATAACACACTTTTGTATATTGTCGGTCAGGATAAGCCACGCAAATTTGAAGCGCTGGCAGAAAAACGCGGCGTGCGCAGTAATGTACATTTTTTCTCCGGACGCAATGATGTCTCGGAGTTGATGGCTGCCGCCGATTTGTTACTGCACCCGGCCTATCAGGAAGCGGCAGGTATTGTTCTGCTGGAGGCGATTACTGCTGGCTTGCCAGTGTTGACCACGGCCGTTTGCGGTTATGCGCATTATATTACGCAGGCTAACTGTGGCGATGTCATTGAAGAACCCTGGCGGCAGGACGCGTTGAACGACATTTTGCGTAAAGCGCTGACCCAGCCGTCATTGCGTGCAGCGTGGGCAGAAAACGCGCGGCATTATGCGGATACGCAAGATTTGTACAGTCTGCCGGAAAAGGCGGCGGACATTATTACAGGTGGTCTGGATGGTTGA
- the rfaP gene encoding lipopolysaccharide core heptose(I) kinase RfaP, whose translation MVELKEPLATLWRGKDAFEEVKTLQGEVFRELETRRTLRFELAGKSYFLKWHRGTSLKEIVKNLLSLRMPVLGADREWNAIHRLQDLGVDTMYGVGFGEKGLNPLTKTSFIITEDLTPTISLEDYCADWATNPPDVNVKWMIIDRVATMVRKMHAGGINHRDCYICHFLLHLPFSGNKEDLKISVIDLHRAQIRTKVPRRWRDKDLIGLYFSSLNIGLTQRDIWRFMRVYFSAPLRDIFRNEADLLIQAEAKAERIKERTLRKKL comes from the coding sequence ATGGTTGAATTGAAAGAACCGTTAGCCACATTATGGCGCGGGAAAGACGCGTTTGAGGAAGTCAAAACGCTGCAGGGTGAAGTCTTCAGGGAGCTGGAAACTCGTCGTACGCTGCGATTTGAACTGGCGGGGAAAAGCTATTTCCTTAAATGGCATCGGGGTACTTCTCTCAAGGAAATTGTCAAAAACCTTCTCTCGCTGCGGATGCCGGTTTTGGGCGCTGACAGAGAATGGAACGCTATTCATCGCCTCCAGGATTTAGGCGTGGATACGATGTATGGCGTTGGTTTCGGTGAGAAAGGGCTCAACCCTCTGACCAAAACGTCGTTCATTATTACCGAAGATCTCACGCCGACCATCAGTCTGGAAGACTATTGTGCGGATTGGGCAACGAATCCACCGGACGTCAACGTCAAGTGGATGATTATTGACCGTGTGGCCACGATGGTGCGCAAGATGCATGCAGGTGGAATCAATCACCGTGATTGCTATATCTGCCACTTCCTGCTGCATCTGCCTTTTTCAGGCAATAAAGAAGACTTAAAGATTTCGGTTATTGATCTACACAGGGCACAGATTCGTACGAAAGTTCCTCGCCGCTGGCGTGATAAAGACCTGATTGGCCTCTATTTTTCGTCGCTAAACATCGGGTTGACACAGCGGGATATCTGGCGGTTTATGCGGGTTTATTTTTCGGCTCCATTACGTGATATATTTCGTAATGAAGCAGACCTGTTAATCCAGGCAGAAGCAAAAGCAGAGCGAATAAAAGAACGAACACTGAGAAAAAAACTATAA
- a CDS encoding glycosyltransferase family 52 translates to MFLFICMTNLQLLIAKAIIEKERLNNVDLLFIGDAGNGKNVCYLNKIKPLCQHVSLEANVKKTSTFKTLKRTLYAKKIMMSYKKKYDVVFFANFHVPLIHHILSVISFDEIRTFDDGTNNINKKSVMYQDSSVPFSSKCFRRLMGRKYHKEDILKLDRVHYTLFPEKPNIIEKKEAITLICYNSVASGTSITKKILLGTVYSDAIDKKHEVLSLIQKVQCFIDDRKIDYYIPHPRELSYQFDNVENINSELIAEDIILEFLKQGLRLELYGFNTTAQINLSNISFIENYNLKSPLLKECFNHHLGFSFNDVEL, encoded by the coding sequence ATGTTTCTCTTCATATGCATGACTAATTTGCAGTTGCTTATTGCAAAAGCTATTATTGAAAAGGAGCGACTGAATAATGTTGATCTGTTGTTTATTGGTGACGCCGGGAATGGAAAAAATGTTTGTTATTTAAATAAAATCAAACCATTGTGTCAGCATGTTAGTCTCGAAGCAAATGTAAAAAAGACATCAACATTTAAAACATTAAAAAGGACATTGTATGCAAAGAAAATTATGATGTCATATAAGAAAAAATATGACGTTGTTTTTTTTGCGAATTTTCATGTGCCACTTATTCACCATATACTATCAGTGATTTCTTTCGATGAGATAAGAACATTCGATGATGGAACGAATAATATAAATAAAAAAAGCGTGATGTATCAGGATTCCTCAGTTCCATTCTCGTCGAAATGTTTTCGAAGACTGATGGGCAGGAAGTATCATAAAGAGGATATCCTTAAACTCGACAGAGTACATTATACTTTATTTCCAGAAAAACCTAATATTATAGAAAAAAAAGAAGCGATTACATTAATTTGTTATAATAGTGTAGCTTCCGGAACAAGTATTACTAAAAAAATATTATTAGGTACAGTCTATTCAGATGCGATTGATAAGAAACACGAAGTGTTGTCTTTAATACAAAAAGTGCAGTGTTTTATCGATGACAGGAAAATAGATTACTATATTCCTCATCCGAGGGAGTTATCATATCAATTTGACAATGTTGAAAATATAAACTCTGAATTAATCGCGGAAGATATTATATTAGAGTTTTTAAAGCAAGGTTTACGGCTTGAATTGTATGGATTTAACACTACAGCACAAATTAATCTAAGTAATATATCTTTCATTGAAAACTATAATTTAAAAAGTCCTCTATTAAAGGAATGCTTCAATCACCATCTTGGATTTAGCTTTAACGATGTAGAATTATAA
- the waaB gene encoding lipopolysaccharide 1,6-galactosyltransferase: protein MPVRTGLKIAFIGEAVSGFGGMETVIRDVINNFQAEHSAIQCEMFFFCRHDKMDKAWLSGINYSCSFSTIRLGFLRRAKHIHTFSHWLKKTEPDVVICIDVLSCLFASKARKKAEQNFTIFSWPHFSLDHKKHAECVSWADYHLAISSGIKHQMIERGIDQKNITVVYNPVSRKSEIIPQPEKGQPAVFLYVGRMKFEGQKRIKDLLDGLSHAEGEWRLHVVGDGSDFEKCQSYGRELGIDNRITWHGWQVSPWDVVQNKIKNVTALLLTSSFEGFPMTLLEAMSYGIPCISSDCMSGPRDMIKPGINGELYPPKDLQQFTHLLNQILSGQIKYDSHLIPETIDNFYNEVYFQHLRSAIFSKINK, encoded by the coding sequence ATGCCGGTTCGAACTGGGTTAAAAATCGCATTTATTGGCGAAGCTGTGTCCGGGTTTGGTGGAATGGAAACGGTCATCCGGGATGTTATCAACAACTTTCAGGCTGAACATTCTGCAATCCAGTGTGAGATGTTTTTCTTTTGCCGACATGACAAAATGGATAAGGCATGGTTAAGCGGTATTAACTACTCATGCTCTTTCTCCACTATCCGTCTGGGCTTTTTACGTCGGGCAAAGCATATCCACACGTTTAGCCACTGGCTAAAGAAAACAGAACCCGATGTGGTGATCTGTATTGATGTGCTGTCTTGCCTGTTCGCCAGTAAAGCGCGGAAGAAAGCAGAGCAGAATTTTACGATATTCTCCTGGCCACATTTTTCGCTGGATCATAAAAAACACGCCGAATGTGTTAGCTGGGCAGATTATCATCTGGCAATCAGTAGTGGTATCAAACACCAGATGATCGAACGGGGTATTGATCAAAAAAATATTACCGTTGTTTATAATCCCGTTTCCAGAAAGTCAGAAATTATTCCACAACCAGAAAAAGGCCAACCCGCAGTCTTTCTGTATGTCGGAAGGATGAAGTTTGAAGGGCAAAAAAGGATTAAGGATCTGCTGGATGGATTATCCCATGCGGAAGGCGAATGGCGGTTGCATGTGGTTGGTGACGGTTCAGATTTTGAAAAATGTCAGTCCTATGGACGAGAACTGGGGATTGATAATCGTATTACCTGGCATGGTTGGCAGGTCTCTCCCTGGGATGTGGTGCAAAACAAGATAAAGAACGTCACGGCACTGTTGCTGACATCATCATTCGAGGGCTTTCCGATGACCCTGTTGGAAGCCATGTCGTATGGCATTCCGTGCATTAGCTCTGACTGTATGTCTGGTCCACGGGATATGATCAAACCGGGCATCAATGGCGAATTGTATCCTCCGAAGGATCTCCAACAGTTTACTCATTTGCTCAATCAAATTCTCTCTGGTCAGATAAAGTATGATAGTCATCTGATTCCTGAGACGATAGATAACTTCTATAATGAAGTCTATTTTCAGCATTTAAGAAGTGCGATATTTTCCAAAATCAATAAGTGA